A genomic region of Oncorhynchus mykiss isolate Arlee chromosome 16, USDA_OmykA_1.1, whole genome shotgun sequence contains the following coding sequences:
- the si:ch73-103b11.2 gene encoding putative leucine-rich repeat-containing protein DDB_G0290503 isoform X5, translating into MSLHQTVAVPHLMRINRNKPDLLNFKKGWMTKLYEDGMWKKHWFVLTDQSLRYYRDSIAEEAADMDGEIDLSTCYDVTEFPVQRNYGFQILSKVGACTLSAMTSGIRRNWIQAIMKNARPTIAPPDVTRKNVSLKLSVLKPSSLLEEKARGRVALHPSPQPGPDPSPESPRVEVRVVKTQRSVDHAPATVAAPASEPRKSRVRERRREGRSKTYDWSEFQPGQTEDPKRDKAPDTVDPSSASSSSTSSSSSSTSSLASSPVSTTSSPPTSSSISAPPPGRGSAVATREEAEQERGRRRDERQQRFKQNTHAPGTVTTTMTATVNAVGAEPRNPGESQDQGRMEVDHPEPGAEGSGESDGRAPDVQVEIEQRWHQVETTPLREEKQVPISTTDACLTERLPPQELAALLDKELGQTQKELARLQEQNNMLQEQLEDARGREHSAREGYVLQSGTSPPSSSPHRAPWQRLHKLNQDLQNDLEAQRRKQDLAQHQVQTLRRSYTDAQDAIGRHEADIQALQAKLSSAMAEILASEQAVARMRNELKLEQERSREQEEEWVRSDATLRVQLRDSEDRLREVEASLLERSQALRHLERQQALQRDHLREVHRLQERLAEVTGRLSATEQGQALKEERLRTEQRSLQESHERERQSLARRLAEAESGRAELEERLLEAEQQVEALLRGMRASDGDEVREEVMRLQEDLAQTTDVVETLRESVRRLEEEKGRLTCRCQELLNQISEADREVTKLRSRLETEEADYYTLEHSYERASEEFQKISRVLQEKEEEIRQTKEMYERLVERKEEDLNEALIKMAALGSSLEETEQRLQAREVLLCQMDKGLMGQSEACSAETDLQAKLVVAEDRIAELEQHLNALQLGYADLRMERQRAQEGALHARETTKERGQSSSNSLPTNTDSSLTFDLGSKVKSSSDSDESQAKRQRIRFSSIQCQKYIQSEDLETSNADNTSSDISEEISQEISQDFQLSMETNSSDITFQYCSDPEKFISIITALEIKLLATEEKLRDLTQKLEEQRVDQPEGLMEGQGSWAGTDSELQELNARLEQEEGPSSALPGPVSQITAAKHQYAKALVCVESSREKVRGILSSHCPGSTGLQLHTLSEIENELVSATLYIREGGMTWNERPSEVTQSPAQEIHKSKASNEETIRLFAKTLSFEAMVLNKMAFLIQNPDSDLLQRLIEICRETETIKRSDGDCVAIVYADVLTRKLMLESAFWAEVEKMESHCELMQGESSDVKSTVASMSLEANVTVIYNTCVKAELSHSLQSLKSFYEEKFKMLKRELAQAHGSLQQRESALKEIIQAPKRLDLTKVLQDVSSEFGFSEEQSLADVSELTPYMEQIEMEEAQDLAEEVVDRHLVGGVPSCSVDSVESLQVGRDNLAAELERQAAILHRFSQAIESGSHPGLANIIQANSSYQSTLNLTGGSLCMREALIQAQVAYVACRLRADHERDLVRYRQAGHSMDVLVQEHACTVGAIRERYEASLQEERQGFTCTMASLQDENQALRGEMGQRVEQLSQQQERLALLEERFHRETEELRQRHQLELSQAEQGRASTELALMETTADSQRKLEVLLVDMDTIEERHEGHLRRLEEQFQGQIRELQQVHQEEIQRLHAHYTETIRSIQDQEDSGSKGDSSPESGHSQSPLPEEVTPSTEQAWPMEEEEQGKGEEGQARVATDPMVVLKDRIQELETQMDTMRDELETKHLEGDVASLREKYQRDFESLKATCERGFTAMEETHHKVVEDLQRQHQREVSKLLEEKERLLAEETAATIAAIEAMKNAHREEMEKNQRSQISGLSTDIDELHEQYQEELQSIQRELEVLSEQYSQKCLENAHLAQALEAERQALRQCQRENQELNAHNQELNNRLTVEITRMRSCYSGETALSPFTQGKDLYELEVLLRIKESEIQYLKQEIHSLKDELQSALRDKKYATDKYKDIYTELSIVKAKADCDITKLTEKLLVATEALGERNVDGSATPGYDIMKSKSNPDFLKKERSTLSKQIRGVRSKSLKEGLTVQERMKLFEAKDSRKI; encoded by the exons ATGGATGACCAAGCTATACGAGGATGGAATG TGGAAGAAACACTGGTTTGTTCTCACAGACCAGAGTCTACGATACTACAGGGACTCAATAGCTGAGGAg GCTGCTGATATGGACGGCGAGATTGACCTGTCCACCTGTTATGATGTCACAGAGTTCCCAGTACAGAGGAACTATGGCTTCCAAATCCTT AGTAAGGTGGGGGCGTGCACCCTGTCGGCCATGACCTCGGGAATCCGCCGCAACTGGATTCAGGCCATCATGAAGAACGCGCGGCCCACCATCGCTCCTCCCGATGTCACCCG GAAAAACGTCTCTCTGAAACTGTCGGTTCTGAAGCCCAG CTCCCTCCTTGAGGAGAAGGCCAGAGGGCGGGTGGCGCTGCATCCGTCTCCCCAGCCAGGCCCTGACCCCAGCCCCGAGAGCCCCCGGGTGGAGGTCCGGGTGGTCAAAACACAGAGGTCTGTAGACCACGCTCCTGCCACAGTCGCTGCCCCCGCCTCGGAGCCACGCAAGAGCCGGGTCCGAGAGCGTAGGCGAGAAGGCCGCTCCAAAACTTACGACTGGTCCGAATTCCAGCCCGGACAGACGGAGGACCCCAAGAGGGACAAAGCACCAGATACTGTTGACCCCAGCTCTGCTtcttcctcttccacctcctcttcgTCCTCCTCCACTTCTTCCCTGGCGTCCTCCCCCGTCTCCACCACCTCTTCCCCGCCAACTTCCTCCTCTATTTCGGCCCCTCCACCCGGCCGGGGTTCCGCCGTGGCAACCAGGGAGGAGGCAGAGCAGGAGCGGGGGCGGCGGCGGGATGAAAGACAGCAGCGGTTTAAGCAGAACACCCACGCACCCGGCACGGTCACCACCACAATGACGGCCACTGTAAATGCAGTGGGGGCCGAACCGAGGAACCCCGGGGAGTCCCAGGACCAGGGGAGGATGGAGGTCGACCACCCTGAGCCTGGTGCGGAGGGGAGCGGGGAGAGCGACGGCAGAGCCCCCGACGTGCAGGTGGAGATCGAGCAACGGTGGCATCAGGTGGAGACCACGCCGCTCCGAGAGGAGAAGCAGGTGCCCATCAGCACCACTGACGCCTGCCTCACTGAGAGACTGCCCCCACAGGAGCTAGCTGCCCTGCTGGACAAGGAG CTGGGGCAGACCCAGAAGGAGCTGGCCAGGCTGCAGGAGCAGAACAACATGCTGCAGGAGCAGCTCGAAGATGCCAGGGGCAGAGAGCACAGTGCCAGGGAGGGCTACGTGCTACAG AGCGGCACCtcgcccccctcctcctcaccacacAGAGCGCCATGGCAACGTCTGCATAAGCTCAACCAAGACCTGCAGAATGATCTGGAGGCCCAGCGACGCAAACAGGACCTGGCCCAGCACCAGGTGCAGACTCTGAGGAGGAGCTACACCGATGCCCAGGACGCCATTGGACGCCACGAGGCTGACATCCAGGCCCTGCAGGCCAAGCTCAGCTCTGCCATGGCTGAGATCCTGGCCAGCGAGCAGGCCGTGGCCCGCATGAGAAACGAACTCAAGCTGGAGCAGGAGCGCTCccgggagcaggaggaggagtgggtgCGCAGCGACGCCACTTTGCGGGTCCAGCTAAGGGACAGCGAGGACAGGCTCCGGGAGGTGGAGGCCAGCCTTCTGGAAAGGAGCCAGGCCCTGAGGCATCTGGAGCGCCAGCAGGCCCTGCAGAGGGATCACCTGAGGGAGGTGCACAGGCTTCAGGAGAGGCTGGCGGAGGTGACAGGCCGGCTGAGCGCCACCGAGCAGGGCCAGGCCCTGAAGGAGGAGCGCCTGAGGACGGAGCAGCGCTCCCTGCAGGAGAGCCacgagagggagaggcagagcctAGCCCGGAGGCTGGCTGAGGCCGAGTCTGGGCGggcagagctggaggagaggctgCTGGAGGCGGAGCAGCAGGTGGAGGCTCTTCTGAGGGGGATGCGCGCCTCGGATGGAGACGAGGTCAGGGAGGAAGTGATGCGGCTGCAGGAGGATTTGGCCCAGACAACGGATGTGGTGGAGACCCTGAGGGAGAGCGTCCGCaggctggaggaggagaagggccgGCTGACCTGCCGCTGCCAGGAGCTCCTCAACCAGATCTCTGAGGCAGACCGGGAGGTGACCAAACTCCGTAGCCGGCTGGAAACCGAGGAGGCCGACTACTATACACTGGAGCACTCCTATGAGAGGGCATCGGAGGAGTTCCAGAAGATCAGCCGTGTGCtccaggagaaggaggaggagatacGGCAGACCAAGGAGATGTACGAGAGACTAGTGGAGCGCAAGGAGGAGGACCTGAACGAGGCCCTCATCAAGATGGCCGCCCTGGGTAGCAGCCTGGAGGAGACTGAGCAGAGGCTTCAGGCCAGGGAAGTGCTGCTCTGCCAGATGGACAAGGGCCTGATGGGCCAGAGCGAAGCCTGCAGTGCGGAGACGGACCTGCAGGCCAAGCTGGTGGTGGCAGAGGACCGCATTGCAGAGCTGGAGCAGCACCTCAATGCCCTGCAGCTGGGCTATGCCGATCTTCGGATGGAACGCCAACGAGCCCAAGAGGGGGCTCTCCATGCTCGGGAAACAACCAAGGAAAGGGGCCAGTCGTCCTCCAACTCCTTGCCAACGAACACAGACTCCTCGCTGACCTTTGACTTGGGTTCCAAGGTGAAGAGCTCCTCAGACAGTGACGAGTCTCAAGCGAAAAGGCAGAGGATACGGTTCTCCAGCATTCAGTGCCAAAAATACATCCAATCAGAGGACCTGGAGACCAGTAATGCAGACAACACTTCCTCAGACATAAGCGAAGAGATTAGCCAAGAGATAAGCCAAGACTTCCAACTGTCCATGGAGACCAACTCTTCCGATATTACATTCCAGTACTGCAGCGACCCAGAAAAGTTTATTTCCATCATAACTGCCCTGGAGATCAAGCTTCTGGCCACAGAGGAGAAGCTTAGAGACCTCACCCAGAAGCTTGAGGAGCAGCGGGTGGACCAGCCAGAGGGTCTGATGGAGGGACAAGGCTCCTGGGCAGGGACTGATTCAGAGCTCCAGGAGCTCAATGCCAGACTCGAACAGGAAGAGGGACCCAGCAGTGCCCTCCCTGGTCCAGTTAGTCAGATTACAGCTGCTAAGCACCAATACGCCAAGGCCCTAGTCTGTGTAGAGTCCAGTAGGGAGAAAGTCAGGGGTATTCTAAGTAGTCATTGCCCGGGCAGTACAGGGCTGCAGCTCCACACTTTGTCTGAGATCGAGAATGAGTTAGTTAGTGCAACATTGTACATTAGAGAGGGCGGGATGACATGGAATGAGCGCCCATCAGAGGTCACACAAAGTCCAGCCCAAGAGATTCACAAGAGCAAAGCATCGAATGAGGAAACGATACGACTCTTTGCCAAAACACTGTCTTTTGAGGCAATGGTTTTGAATAAGATGGCTTTTTTGATACAGAATCCAGACTCGGACCTTTTGCAACGTCTTATCGAGATATGTAGAGAGACTGAGACCATCAAAAGAAGTGATGGCGATTGTGTGGCAATTGTTTATGCAGACGTCTTGACCAGGAAGCTAATGTTAGAGAGTGCCTTCTGGGCCGAGGTGGAGAAAATGGAATCCCATTGTGAATTGATGCAGGGAGAAAGCTCCGATGTTAAGTCAACAGTGGCTAGTATGTCCCTTGAGGCTAATGTTACTGTTATCTATAACACCTGTGTCAAAGCTGAATTATCACACTCTCTTCAGAGTCTTAAGAGCTTTTATGAGGAGAAGTTCAAAATGCTCAAAAGGGAATTGGCCCAAGCCCATGGGAGCTTACAACAAAGGGAATCTGCTTTGAAAGAGATTATCCAAGCTCCCAAAAGACTTGATTTGACAAAAGTCCTTCAAGACGTCAGTAGTGAGTTTGGCTTTAGTGAGGAGCAGAGTTTAGCTGACGTAAGTGAACTGACTCCCTATATGGAGCAGATTGAaatggaggaggcacaggatttGGCTGAGGAAGTAGTGGATAGACACTTAGTGGGAGGCGTGCCATCTTGTAGCGTTGACTCTGTTGAATCTCTGCAAGTTGGGCGAGACAACTTGGCCGCTGAGCTAGAGAGACAGGCAGCTATCCTCCACAGATTTTCCCAAGCGATTGAGAGCGGCAGCCATCCTGGCTTAGCCAATATTATCCAAGCAAACTCAAGTTACCAATCCACCCTCAACCTCACGGGTGGCTCCCTTTGCATGCGTGAGGCGCTTATCCAGGCCCAGGTGGCCTACGTAGCCTGTAGGCTAAGAGCCGACCACGAGCGGGACCTGGTCCGATATCGGCAAGCTGGCCATAGCATGGACGTACTTGTCCAGGAGCATGCCTGCACTGTTGGTGCCATTCGGGAGCGCTACGAGGCCTCCCTACAGGAGGAGCGCCAGGGCTTCACGTGTACAATGGCCTCCCTTCAGGATGAGAACCAGGCCTTGAGAGGGGAAATGGGCCAGCGAGTGGAACAGCTCTCCCAGCAGCAGGAGCGACTGGCTCTCCTGGAGGAGCGCTTCCACAGGGAGACCGAGGAGCTGAGGCAGAGGCACCAACTGGAGCTGAGTCAGGCGGAGCAGGGCCGGGCCTCCACCGAGCTGGCCCTGATGGAGACCACGGCCGACAGCCAGCGGAAGCTGGAAGTCCTGCTGGTGGACATGGACACCATAGAGGAGCGCCACGAAGGCCACCTAAGGAGACTGGAGGAGCAGTTCCAGGGGCAGATCCGAGAGCTGCAGCAGGTCCACCAGGAGGAGATCCAGAGGCTGCACGCCCACTACACAGAGACCATCCGCTCCATCCAAGACCAAGAGGATAGCGGAAGCAAGGGCGATAGTAGCCCTGAGTCGGGCCACTCTCAGTCTCCACTACCCGAGGAGGTCACCCCATCCACTGAGCAGGCTTGGCccatggaggaagaggagcagggtAAGGGGGAGGAGGGTCAGGCTAGGGTGGCGACGGACCCCATGGTAGTCCTGAAGGACAGGATCCAGGAGCTGGAGACCCAGATGGACACCATGAGGGACGAACTGGAGACCAAGCATCTGGAGGGAGATGTGGCCAGCCTGAGAGAGAAATACCAGAGAGACTTTGAAAGTCTAAAG GCTACGTGTGAGCGAGGCTTCACAGCCATGGAGGAGACCCACCACAAGGTCGTCGAGGACCTCCAGAGGCAGCACCAGAGGGAGGTCTCCAAACtactggaggagaaggagaggctaCTGGCTGAAGAGACCGCCGCCACCATCGCTG CTATTGAGGCTATGAAGAACGCACACCGAGAGGAAATGGAGAAGAACCAGCGCTCCCAAATCAGCGGACTGAGCACCGACATCGACGAGCTGCACGAGCAGTATCA GGAGGAGCTGCAGTCGATCCAGAGGGAGCTGGAGGTGTTGTCGGAGCAGTACTCTCAGAAGTGTCTGGAGAATGCCCACCTGGCCCAGGCCCTGGAGGCTGAGAGACAGGCCCTCAGACAGTGTCAGAGGGAGAACCAGGAGCTCAACGCAcacaaccag GAGCTGAATAACCGTCTGACTGTGGAGATCACACGCATGCGCTCCTGCTACAGCGGAGAAACGGCCCTGTCACCCTTCACCCAGGGCAAGGACCTCTATGAACTGGAG GTCTTGTTGCGTATCAAGGAGTCCGAAATCCAGTATCTCAAACAGGAAATCCATTCGCTGAAGGATGAACTTCAGTCTGCGTTAAgg GATAAGAAATATGCCACAGACAAGTACAAAGACATCTACACAGAGCTCAGCATCGTGAAGGCCAAGGCTGACTGTGACATCACCAAGCTGACGGAGAAGCTACTGGTTGCCACGGAAGCACTGGGGGAGAGGAACGTTGATGGGTCGGCTACCCCTGGATATG ATATCATGAAATCGAAAAGTAATCCAGATTTTTTGAAAAAGGAACGATCGACTCTCTCCAAGCAAATAAGAGGTGTTAGATCAAAG AGCCTCAAAGAGGGACTGACCGTGCAGGAGCGCATGAAGCTGTTCGAAGCGAAAGATTCCAGAAAGATCTGA